Proteins encoded in a region of the Sebastes fasciatus isolate fSebFas1 chromosome 9, fSebFas1.pri, whole genome shotgun sequence genome:
- the dlk2 gene encoding uncharacterized protein dlk2 isoform X1, translated as MKVSSMSSVRAAAIQLSCCVFIVFIVFIVPPCRGQESDCSCNVTNSRCDESGVCRCDPGWDGERCDRCVPMPGCLHGSCQQPWQCSCEPGWGGRFCDKDLFVCSERPPCQNGATCVTEDSGEYACLCPEGFHGRDCQLKMGPCHQRRSPCKNGGLCEDADGFAAELTCRCLAGFTGPRCETDVDDCLMRPCANGATCLDAVNRFSCLCPAGFTGRFCTVNLDDCASQPCLNAGRCLDRAGDFHCICRPGYTGATCELSSHEPGWTMLGWEGGGGGVRPQLTTRGKNQRSSTTSSGNSSRHGDRLFKVTVSERSAAGLSEVQLIVLLVLAGVTLAVVVLTAALVLQRHCRNCGHAPCWLLTSSPSSSSSLQQRGQQSGWRARQDEPECQISFLNVAEPEKKKLNTEII; from the exons ATGAAG GTCTCCAGCATGTCTTCAGTAAGAGCTGCAGCCATCCAGCTGAGCTGCTGCGTCTTCATCGTCTTCATCGTCTTCATCGTCCCGCCCTGCAGAGGTCAAG aAAGTGACTGCAGCTGTAACGTCACCAACAGCCGCTGTGATGAGTCCGGAGTCTGCAG ATGTGACCCTGGTTGGGACGGTGAGCGGTGCGACCGCTGCGTGCCGATGCCCGGCTGTCTTCATGGTTCCTGTCAGCAGCCGTGGCAGTGCAGCTGTGAGCCGGGCTGGGGGGGGCGCTTCTGTGACAAAG ACCTCTTCGTGTGCTCGGAGCGGCCGCCGTGTCAGAACGGGGCGACCTGCGTGACCGAGGACAGCGGGGAATACGCCTGTCTGTGTCCGGAAGGCTTCCACGGCCGAGACTGTCAACTGAAGATGGGACCCTGTCACCAGAGGAG GTCTCCGTGTAAAAATGGCGGTCTGTGTGAGGACGCTGACGGCTTCGCGGCGGAGTTGACGTGCCGCTGCCTGGCTGGCTTCACGGGACCGCGCTGTGAGACCGACGTGGACGACTGCTTGATGAGGCCGTGTGCCAACGGCGCAACCTGCCTGGACGCCGTCAACCGCTTCTCGTGCCTCTGCCCTGCCGGCTTCACCGGGCGCTTCTGCACCGTCAACCTGGATGACTGCGCCAGCCAGCCCTGCCTTAACGCAGGCCGCTGCCTGGACCGCGCCGGAGACTTCCACTGCATCTGCCGGCCCGGCTACACCGGAGCCACCTGCGAGCTGAGTAGCCACGAACCCGGCTGGACGATGCTGGGctgggaggggggaggaggcgGGGTCAGACCTCAGCTGACCACCAGGGGTAAGAATCAGCGgagcagcaccaccagcagcgGGAACAGCAGTCGTCATGGCGACAGGCTGTTTAAGGTGACGGTGAGCGAGCGCAGCGCCGCCGGCCTGTCGGAGGTCCAGCTCAtcgtgctgctggtgctggcaGGGGTGACGCTGGCCGTGGTCGTGCTGACCGCCGCCCTTGTGTTGCAGCGTCACTGCAGGAACTGTGGCcacgccccctgctggctgctgacatcatcaccatcatcatcatcatcattacagcAGCGAGGACAGCAGAGCGGCTGGCGAGCAAGGCAGGATGAGCCAGAGTGTCAGATCAGCTTCCTGAACGTAGCagaaccagagaagaagaaactgaACACTGAGATCATATag
- the dlk2 gene encoding uncharacterized protein dlk2 isoform X2, whose amino-acid sequence MSSVRAAAIQLSCCVFIVFIVFIVPPCRGQESDCSCNVTNSRCDESGVCRCDPGWDGERCDRCVPMPGCLHGSCQQPWQCSCEPGWGGRFCDKDLFVCSERPPCQNGATCVTEDSGEYACLCPEGFHGRDCQLKMGPCHQRRSPCKNGGLCEDADGFAAELTCRCLAGFTGPRCETDVDDCLMRPCANGATCLDAVNRFSCLCPAGFTGRFCTVNLDDCASQPCLNAGRCLDRAGDFHCICRPGYTGATCELSSHEPGWTMLGWEGGGGGVRPQLTTRGKNQRSSTTSSGNSSRHGDRLFKVTVSERSAAGLSEVQLIVLLVLAGVTLAVVVLTAALVLQRHCRNCGHAPCWLLTSSPSSSSSLQQRGQQSGWRARQDEPECQISFLNVAEPEKKKLNTEII is encoded by the exons ATGTCTTCAGTAAGAGCTGCAGCCATCCAGCTGAGCTGCTGCGTCTTCATCGTCTTCATCGTCTTCATCGTCCCGCCCTGCAGAGGTCAAG aAAGTGACTGCAGCTGTAACGTCACCAACAGCCGCTGTGATGAGTCCGGAGTCTGCAG ATGTGACCCTGGTTGGGACGGTGAGCGGTGCGACCGCTGCGTGCCGATGCCCGGCTGTCTTCATGGTTCCTGTCAGCAGCCGTGGCAGTGCAGCTGTGAGCCGGGCTGGGGGGGGCGCTTCTGTGACAAAG ACCTCTTCGTGTGCTCGGAGCGGCCGCCGTGTCAGAACGGGGCGACCTGCGTGACCGAGGACAGCGGGGAATACGCCTGTCTGTGTCCGGAAGGCTTCCACGGCCGAGACTGTCAACTGAAGATGGGACCCTGTCACCAGAGGAG GTCTCCGTGTAAAAATGGCGGTCTGTGTGAGGACGCTGACGGCTTCGCGGCGGAGTTGACGTGCCGCTGCCTGGCTGGCTTCACGGGACCGCGCTGTGAGACCGACGTGGACGACTGCTTGATGAGGCCGTGTGCCAACGGCGCAACCTGCCTGGACGCCGTCAACCGCTTCTCGTGCCTCTGCCCTGCCGGCTTCACCGGGCGCTTCTGCACCGTCAACCTGGATGACTGCGCCAGCCAGCCCTGCCTTAACGCAGGCCGCTGCCTGGACCGCGCCGGAGACTTCCACTGCATCTGCCGGCCCGGCTACACCGGAGCCACCTGCGAGCTGAGTAGCCACGAACCCGGCTGGACGATGCTGGGctgggaggggggaggaggcgGGGTCAGACCTCAGCTGACCACCAGGGGTAAGAATCAGCGgagcagcaccaccagcagcgGGAACAGCAGTCGTCATGGCGACAGGCTGTTTAAGGTGACGGTGAGCGAGCGCAGCGCCGCCGGCCTGTCGGAGGTCCAGCTCAtcgtgctgctggtgctggcaGGGGTGACGCTGGCCGTGGTCGTGCTGACCGCCGCCCTTGTGTTGCAGCGTCACTGCAGGAACTGTGGCcacgccccctgctggctgctgacatcatcaccatcatcatcatcatcattacagcAGCGAGGACAGCAGAGCGGCTGGCGAGCAAGGCAGGATGAGCCAGAGTGTCAGATCAGCTTCCTGAACGTAGCagaaccagagaagaagaaactgaACACTGAGATCATATag